The DNA region ATTTATTTTTCTACCTTTATACACAATTTCGTTCATCTGAGAAATGTGGAATAAAATTTCAGTATCATTATTGGTTCACTCCAAGCATCTTTTTGAGATCTAGGATTTTATGAcatttgtgtgattttcataatttttcatttttggtgAATGTAGGGTATGATCTGACGAACATGGCTATATTTCATGTGCCAGTAGGCCAGGAGATCCAGTTTTATGGACGATTAGCCTGAAATGACAatattaaaatgaatttcataaataccggGAGCAAAAACACCACTTCGCTATCGATGTATTGAATCGGTACTACCCACCCCTTTTCGTAATCCATGCTAACCTCACTTCAGTATTGttctatattttcttggttCATCTCAAGAGCTCAACTGACGTAGTTTGGATTACTTTTACATTTTGTGAACGTCCAAAATCCCaaattattattctattttcagGCTTTCCTGATCTTACTCAGAGGTCGCTCTGATTATTCGTCTTTCTTTAAGCATTTTTCGCGGACCCCCAAATGCAGCGGTTCGCTCACATTTGCGAGTTGAAATCGCTATCTTACGATTTCCCAACCCTCTAAAtcagttgattttttttctcttacCTTTCCCACTCGGTGCTAACTTAATGAGTCTTGCTTGCTTGTAcatacatattatattttaaaaattgattcttgagttcaaaataataacaataacaaaataattataaattgaCACGTAATTTATACGTTCTTTTATAAACTACTACCCTACTTCGAAATCATCAGTCACTTCTGAAGTGtatgtcattgacctcaaaatacataaaaatttaaaaatctagGATAGCTATTCCATacctataataataaaaaagggGTTGATAAAAACGAAACTGTTGTCTTTTCAACTGTTTGCTCCCCTCAAGAGGAAGTCCTCAATTTCACATGAAAATTTGTGTAATTAAAAATCAAACTCACTTATCTCTCAGTGTTTCTAGCACAAATTTTAAGTCTGAATAAAACATATGATGTTCGGATTTCATTGTGTTATTTTAAAGCCAACAGTGGAATAACTACATGTTTTTTTCTGCATTTAGGTACTCATAAAGCTTGAAGTGGGCGATAAAGCCGATAAATATCCGCAAAAACGTTAGCAAGGAGGTGGGTGATTTCTTTATGTTCCTTTGATGACAAAATCTACTGGATATCATGTTTTCTATGGTGTGCTGAACTGATCAGTCCGACGTAATCGCCCtgctaataataaataatatgtaTAAATTTTTTATCCAACTATCATTCTACCAATGACGTATAGGAGTAGAAAAATCTCCTGTTAGAATGAGTTCTATGAGGTGTATATGACAATTGCAACTTTCTTAAATTCCAAAGAACTAGATTGGAATGTCACAATAGCGAAGACGAAAtgtacaaaaaatatttttgaaccgTCAGAGGTGAAGTATAATAAAAATGCGGTACCTATACGGTATACCCTTATTTACAATATTGACACGTAATATTTGAAGTTTTGTAATAATAAATTTCAGAGATTGTTTGTGTGCCGAAATGCCCTTTTGGTTGAAAAATATCATCGATAGGCTTTGTAGCCAGAGACACTGCCCTTAAAATATAACCTGTTAGAATGAGTTCTATGAGGATGAAAATTCAACATAATATATCGTTATTGTTTTATTGGAAGTGTATGTCTAATAGTTTTTTACCACAAAAAAACATATTACAGGCAAACTGGTTGAATGCATCAACAAAATTGATTCCACAAGTTCCCGCTTTCTAAAGCGACATATTCATCTACCTATATTGATAAGAGTAAAATCAATTTCAGTCCAGGTAAATCCAATCAAGTCCTATATAATACATAATCATTCGTAACTGCACACAGCTTATCTCGTTTATTCCACACTAAATCGCccttctttcatttgaatcgAATGAATCAGACCCTAAAATTGTCAGATGGATAGACATCTACTCTTACAACAAAGAGCTCTATTGTTTTCGACCCACATTCCAATATTCGAAAGTTAGATTTTATTTACACTTGGAATACCTATCACGAAATGAGATTGCGACCTGAATCAGGGAAATTGCGAGAGCCCAGGACATACCAATTTGAATTAATTGAATGAAAGGGAGCCACCAGATCGGCTCCCTTTAAGAACCCGTATTTATAACGTCTCATTCGGATATTTTGTGGATTGGCGAGTTTACTGCGAGGCTTATGGCCGATGAAGCTTCCTGATTTTCGttcattcataataatgaattttcTTAATCTTTCGTTAAACTTTCCAATGTATAGGATGTAATGAAAGGAATTTGTAACacacacctcgattttccgactttaaaacggaaatgtggaaaattgctcagactcgtcaatttctgattcgaaggggaacaacttttccgcttcTTTCATCGACGTAACTTCAACCCCCAAACGGGGGTGAACACAACAATTCGATTTTGATTAGGGCTGTGGGGTgttgcgataactaattttcaaaatcgtatcgagtactatctgaaaCTAAAATTTCGGTTCAAATATctatcgataatgaaataacagcgaaaataaTGGAAGAGGCAACGTGGActttatctcgagaatattattcgtatccgagacatttcaaaggtattttggtagttatgttgttaatcttttgtccaaaaaagtagacggaccatgtttttgatttagCTTAGTGTATAACAACTGTGCGCGAACAACATCGGCTTTATTCAACGAACGACATCttggaaaaaatgtatccatgtgcaactggttgccaaattgGACGCTACTTGTTCAGTCGAaaacaaaaagagggtgcatgaaagagacgaagcgagggacttGGCTGTCTTAgttcatgtagcaatggatccgaacTTCAGTACTAGGAAAActgtccgatgtatctggtgtcTCAGTATTGGAGAAAGCTATTTATCCAGCTCTCGTGAGAGTCtacgtgaacgttttcagcaaaacaGCATGGAATTTAATGGTGCCCATTTCCAGTATTTCACAAAAGTAAGTACCTACTCTTCCACTATTTACCTGTCctttcgttatcgatggaaattttgaagcgaaatttcaggaccAGATATTACTTGATAAGATCTTCAACttgtttaccttcacccacgtGAAGATGCAGTTCTGACAGCGAAACCCGTGTCATGGTGTAAAAACTCatattgtgaaaatcgtataatctgttttaagttcttcaacatgaggtatcgcagcACCCCTCATCCTTATTCGAAATCAGAGGGTTGTGCCTCTTAAGGAAAATTATTTACTCGCAGAAAGTACAATATATTAACCTCAGAATGAGCTATGTTTTCGTATATCTGGATCTTTTTTACTTTTTCAACTGGGGAACTACTCTGAAGAAAACTAATCGAATGAAATACATGCAAAACAGACGATTACTTTATTTTGTACCGAAACAAATTACTTCACAAATATATTCCAATTTATTTTCCCCTACAAAAAATGTAATGACGAAACGAAAGAGGAGCGACGGAATTTGTTTCTAGCCACAACTCAGACAAGATCCCTAATGTAGCAGCAATATGCAAATGCTTTCATTCATAATACGACCCTAAACGACAAAGCTTCTCAGGATCTAAAGGAGCATCTTCATTTGCATATGATTTGCAGAATAATGTAAGGATACTCAGATCTTGAAACGCGCCAGAGGTGGAAGCTACGGCAAagtctcatcaacgaacactGAATTGCTGGAAAATATCAGCAAATTGAATTGTTCCTCatttttgtggaaaatattattttcttggGTTGTGTCAAGTGAagcatgaatatttcaaatgttaCTGtgatcattgaaaatattctcaGTGACGTATAGAAACCCAACACTAAACAAGGAAAGGATATTTTgatcactatacagggtgtcccacgttGGGTGGCTAATTAAATGTTTACGGAGAACGGATaataggattgttctgaaaatttggatacTAGAGTAaacgcttctgatctatctcACTAAAATATCTTCAATATTGCGACGCTGTCGCTTGTacgaaaaaatactacaaactttGTCATTTCAAATATGACACCCTATTTATTATAAACCTTTTCGCTCCTCTACCCCATATGAGTATTTTTGTCTAGTAGTTCTCTATccctattcctgatactttcggaGATATCAACGATTATCCACAAGAATTGCCAACAACCTGGATCTAAGGAAATTGGCATAGAAAAGACATTCCTATTTAGGGAAGCtgaaattttggaaattgatcACTGAGATGAATTTCGTGTGGAGATTAATTGGTTTGTGATCTACAATATGTTACAAAATTCTTCGTCCTGTCACTGGATACAAAAACGGCAAAAAGTTTATTTTCGAATGAAACACCCATTTTTCATCTgatattttcagaacaatcctatgaCCAGTTTCCTGTAAATGTCCTATTGGCCACCCACCGAGGGACAATCTGTATATTTGTCTGCTGAACAGTAGAGGAATTCAATTGTTTTTGTTTCATAAATAGATGTATAATAAGATCGACTTGTAGTGGATAAAATACATAGGTCAGATTGTTGATATCTTAACTTGTAACTTCTAAAATCGTTGACGAAATTTGGCGAATGCCATCAAATTTCTCATGCTGATCACATTGATTTTTCAAGACCAATGAAAAGCAGCGGCGAAGGGTATAAATAtaaaaagtaataataataataatacctatGTATTTGATATATATCTTCGTTAGAATATAATTAACATTGAATCAAGACTATACCATACCATATTTTCAAAGAGAATTGATAACATGTGCTGATTGGAAAAAACCTCTGCAattttccaattcaattcataatTCCATTTTTATCAATTCTTGAAATTGACAAAAAAGTTCGAAAGAGTATAGGATCCTTTTAGgtactgaaaaattattcatcagaAAATTTATTATCCTCGATTTTTTCCCAACTCACATAGGTTAAAAATTGTGCATTGAAGTCGAACAATGGCTCGCCTTTGTAACGGAGAGGAACCTGTATCTGTGCAAGAAGTATCCTAtagtttcttttcatttctggtgACATTTCATACCAAGGTAAGTCCAATACAGTTTTGACAAGAGACTCGTACTGAAAAAATAGGGTTAATTCATTTCCAACATTTGAATATTAGCAAGAATTTCTAGGAATGTATTTGTTCAAATCAAGATAAGAAACAGTTTTTAACTTTATCTAAAGGTTTGTATTACCGTCTGTTCCCACAAAAAAAGTAAGCGGTAATTCTAGCTACAATTCATCGTCATACAATGCATTGTGAAGAGCTGCATCATTTTGTTTATTATGCCTTATGCCTATAATGAGACGACCCCGTTCAAGATCGCCTTATATTAGGCTTGTAGCTCCACAGGAATTATTCACATCCACAATATCAATTGCGATAGTTAACAGAGAATGGCTGGCCTGCAATGCGAACTGCTCATCACAAAATTTTTTGGGCAAATGGCAAAATGAAGTCATTTAGGAAGAACATTGGATAAAAaagtaaatataaataaatacataGAGAAAACAGGAAGAGAAGCGGGGAGAATCAGAGCATATATCTATCATTTCATAAATCTAAAGAACAAAGCGAAGATAGAACTGATAGTGAGACTTCACAAAGCGATAATTATAGACCGACTGTGATATATGGAAGTGAAATTTCAATAATGAATCAActcagaaaattgaaaaccaTTCAAAACATAACTTTTGGAGAATCCCTAGACGCAGAATGGTGCACAAGAAACGAAGTGCTCAGACAGATGACAGAAACCACAACATTCAGAGAACACAAACAGAACTTGCAGAAAGAGCTTACGAAAGAATGGAAAGCCATGAAAAGAGTGTTATAAGAGAAAGTGTAAACTATGAggagaactaaaaaaaaaaagaattattagaCCGATGACTAAACTGATAGAAAACCTGCAGGAAAAACAGAGGGAAAACATTGACTGAGCATAATCTTAAATCGAAGAGAAATAACCACAGGAAAATGAAGTAGAAGACAGCAGCAACAGAACCAAGACCTAGAATGCAGGATGTAGGagcaaatatttcagttttcctTCACCAacatgaagatgctattgtaatAGCAATTCACtgtgtcgtggtttgaaaactcagTTTTTCTGAGTGCATAAGACATCGTGGAGGTCAACATATCATTAATTTTTCCCCCTTTTTCGTACGGTTgggtttttattcaatttcgatTGATTATAATAACATAACCCTAAGACATTCTGTTGTTCTGTTTTTATGTCACTTATTATTACAAGTGCGCAGAAATGAGAGAGGATTCAATTTCATTACTTACCGTATTCTCGAAAGATTGTCCCGATAAACATAGGAAAATATTACTTCCGATCACAGGAATCAGGAATATGAGGTGAAAAATTTGTCCagtctgaaaaatgaataaactttTAGCATATTGCCTTCAAAAATACGAATTGAGAATATTCGAGAACTCTGTAATTACTCGTATCCAAGTATACTCCATTATCGCCACTAGCACCGCGCTGAAGGGATACACAATTATTCCACAATATCCAAGAGAATTGTTCAACATTCCCAAACACCTGcaaacgaaattttttttagaatttaatGATATTTTTCAGCATTTGATCTAATCAGTGCGATATCATAGAGGTTTTTCATATAATTATGATTCAGGTGAAAAACTTTTCAGATGCCAGGAAAATTTATAGTTCTGATAAGTAATGGTTGCGGAATGTGAATGGTTTGATAATCATAACGTTCTAAATTCAATAGTATTATTTTTGATAATATGTCAAAATCGATTTCTCTTGAGTACGAATGAAATTTTTGTAGATATTCTCAAATTTGTGAAGCATTTCAAAAAACTCTGAAGATCAAAATGATAATATGCATGTTATGCATATTATacctatatttttattgagtgataaataaaatttatattcgATTAAGTACACTTGGAATTAGTTATTCTCTTTTAAAGTTGTTTTATAACTCCGTATAAAATTTTgaactcttagatactacataGGTATGAGGGTTTTTCGTCATCTCTATATCTTTCACTAAAAAGTTTCCAATCTTATCCGGGACACCTTCTTTTCTTTGCTTCTTTTTCTTTCTTGGGGCGATTTTTCACTGGACTTACACAGTTCAGTGaaacagtggcggctcgtggtcatgagagctgaggaggctaatagttttcgaggagtgttggaacaaactcttatcagtcaataaagtatacttcttcaacataatgaaaagttgtcagttctaagattaattttgaatgcaagaggatgctatatgctccttttacttgttatgcctttcgatagatcgcggtaaatttttcaaatctgaacaccccgttttgaaccatgaagtatattctgtttgatgagcaaatagtaaatatggccagcaaaataatttttcccgtttgatagatccagttaaccaatcacatttatcgtaccaaacaacactgaaactttTATTCTGACgctttcggtagactttagtgtaattaaatttggtggaggtcttgtaaaggttttaacaacgtgtacagttaattctcaatattcaattccattttattttttgatccgtatcagtacttacccctaacgccctaacaaaacaagaatatatcacaaatttccagttctccacgaagtcgttacattcaaattgaaaacataacaactaccgccggacaacgcccctaccgtcggagatcaagcgaatatagtcgaagacggcacgaaagaatcaatggagaacaggggagctgagcctcctctggtacattttacgggcgaatatggtacagtaagtcagctgaattcttgttcggctagtatgcgagtccagagaacgtatgcgtgagttacactatcaacggaggcagccggcccaacagcctccgtccgatccgattgatccgaataggcagtactaggaaatattcatattcgacgcggcggacgcgcacgcagccggtggattgtatgattgttatgctggatttttatgagcggaggaccgaaaaatgaactaatttttatctgaatatctagttcaggtgttcggaaaatttatatagaaattactttctgaaaatgaggacatgtCCGAAGTGagtgtattttagctctaagctttatgaggaggcttagcctcccttgcctcctctgacgagccgcccttgcaGTGAAAGAAATACGTTTTATGTGTTGAATCACCATCCAGGTGATTCAAGCATTTTGGTTTCATATTTCGAATTTATTATGCTTTGTATCACTTTATAATATATGAATGCAACTATAAGCGCTCATATACTGACATATTTCAGACTATTGAAGACCATTTGCTGAATTCTCGCAACTACCTTCTACTCAAGTATAATAATGAGTTACGGTGCTTTGCTTCTGAGAATATGTGCCAAAGAATGCTTGGTTATTTGAACAGGAACCCTTATATGTTGAAGGTACTTACTCGGCGATGTCATTGTAATAATCGACAAAGTATTCTAATTTCTCTTTGAAAACATCAGTTCTTTCTTGACAGCCTTCAATCTGAGTCTTCAAATCCAAAATCCGACTTGATATGAATCTTATAACCACAGTGCAGCAGATAGCAGTTGCCATACATTTTGGAATTATTAACACAATAACAAAAGTCATATACAGAGATGCCAATACTTGCACCCCTGGAACATTGTTTCCATAGGGAATCCAAGCAGGCATCCAAAGCCCGCAAACATATCTGGTATCTAACGTTGTTCTTCTGGCCGAGCAATGACTATTAGTTGCAAAGGTATATAAGCCAtagaaaatcaataaaatgcaATCTAATGTAAAAACTATTATGACCATCACATTGGTTAGAATAACTTCTTTGTGAAGTATTTTTGGAATACCAAATTCAGCAGAATGAAGTCTTTTCATTAAAGCAACAACTTTATCTCCTTTGATCAAAAATATCAATTCTACGGCCATAACAGTCATAAAGCAGTAAACAGTAACGAATTGTTCGAAAAACTCATCTACAATATTGTCTGCAACAAATAAAATCAATATTATTCTCATTATCAAGTTGATGGGGTACATGGGGTACATGGGGGTACATGGGTCGGCAGTGAGTCCGTCTACACGCTATTTGCGATAACTGATTTGTGCAAGAAGACGCAGAAATGAAGTCCTTCAGTCACTCATTCGAACACACCTTGGAGCCGATTTTCTGCCCGCGACAGACATACTATTACATAATAAATTCGGGCTGCCCCCCTCCGAAGACCGCTACTGATTCTAATACCTCGCATCCTCATGATTCGGATCGACACGCCAGGACAGTTCATGAGTGTTGATCTCGAAAATCCAAGTTTTTCGCACGGTCAATTTTGTATGTAGACGAGtaccaaaaaaattttcttaaaaaaaagaGGCAGTAGGGAAGTCGATGTTTTATTTACCTAAATGAAAAATGttccttatacagggtgtggcgtaatgaatggataatattgagcctgggggtagaggactctatggcggttcagaaaaatatattttacgtttagtaaaagtgccttggttttcgagatattggagattttcgaaaattcaagagaattacactcttcgccactcgttttgcaggcaagactccaaatgaagtaattttttcaaactgttttttggatagtattcctgaaTAGATGatttatcgaatgtaattcattatttttgaggcgcatgaatagttcttcatgaaaagaaGATCTAACtaaacttttccgttttgcaattttttttttcataagttcaaactagcgcggtgtaaaaaataatatggttacctgagagccaatgcaagaaaaaacataccagtttcattgagattccgaaatggtataactctctgtattctcacaatttaatacaaaataaattcctattgcaatcagttgaggcctagtttaatgtaaacagtgttttttaaatttttatcagcaaaaatgagaaatgcaagcagaatgaagcaatcgtctataagaaggtatagagcatttactgaagctcatggtggcctcttagaaaatcttttgtgatattcaattcaatgaaaagatactcattttaaaattgttgatatccaTGCAATACAGCTATGAtttattagaaagtgtagactatagagcatgtatcagaactcatggtgagcaaattaagcatcatttgtgatttgtgaaactttattcaatgaaaagatattttaaaattgttattttttctcgttttcttttatcattgaaccccaacgttgtgaaataaatattttcaagttaatttcaaattatgcattaaatttcagcatttttgtaacaagggtcttgactcaatgtaataaaaattaccaaattttcagctttttttcttaattacaaaagtgctggaattcacttcgttacttgaaattcgcttaacaactattaactttataactatagggcttaataatgaaagaatacgagggaaaaaaacaaatttcaaaatattgaatcgagttttacaaaaagtgttcaaagtgtgtaTCAGGAGCTGTAatagatgctctacaacttcttatgaataattgctttattctgcttgcaagtctcatttcagttgctaaaaattaaagaaaaaggcttacgtcaaactctgccttgactcattgtaatagaaatttattttgtattaattgctgataatagagtgagttataccatttcagaatctcagtaaAACACGCATGTTTTcccttgctttggcactcaggtaaccatattatttttcacaccacgctgggttgaacttaggaaaaaaaataagcaagacggaaaatttgagttaattcttttatttatgaaaaactatttatacgcctcaaaaataataatttacattcgatagcgcatctatccaggaatactatccaaaaaacagtttgaaaaaattccttcatttggagtcttgcctgcaaaaatagtggcgaagggtgtgattttcttgaattttcgaaaatctcaaatatctctaaaaccaaggcacttttactgaacgtaaaatatatttttctgaaccgccatagagtcctctaactgcaggctccatattatccattcattacgccacaccctgtatgtatttatacataaatatgtacttaattaatttttctggtgaaaaatttgaaatgattttttgaaaagtAGAAACTTTTCCTACTATTCTTACTTAATTTTTCAATCTCTCAATTTACTTCCAATTACTAAATATTTCATCACTAAGCAGGACCGCCTCTGCCAGGTCATCTAGTATGATACGTAAATTGGGTATTCTCATTTGAAGAAGCAGGGTGTTATCGGGTTTCACCACTTACGGAACAGCCTATAgagcaaaaataattttaactcATGCACTAAAACGAGTCTGTTTCGCCAAAGTTTGATTGATGATATATGACCTATATTGATTGGTTTGGAAAATTTTCGGGGAAACCTTTGACTTTCTCAGTATTTTGTACATTCATACCTGATAAGCAATGCCACATATGTCCAACAGACGATAAAAGCAATGGAGTCATAGTGACGATGATTCTGAGGAAAATTCTAGTCCGTATCTTTTTAGTGAAGAATTCTTCATTCTTATCAGATAATAAAAGCATTGTCTGGATTTTCCTCAAACTGGCGAATGGTTCAGAGGCCTCCATGTAATTGATGAATGATTTGGGCATGAAgtttttcattttgatcaaGTGTAGATTCATTCTGCtttctgaagaaattttttcaattataacgACTCTGTTCTTCATTAAAATTTATTGGTGATATACTCTTTCGCGATGTCAGTGAATCTAGATTCGTGTTTACTAATTGTGAACACACAATTTTGCATTCGTGCTTACCAGGTTCATGAATATGgatgaaattaataaaaacgaataaattcattatatcgattcattgataaaaaattttatagttTTTCCGGCTAATTCATAAATATGTAATTTATAGTTTTTCCGGCTAATTCATAAATATGTAATTGTTTTACGCTCTAGAAACTTCTGTAATATAGGGCAATTCAAAAAGAACCAACATGCTTTGGAAGTGATTTCGATAATTGCGACAAATAGAGGTAAGAGCGAACGATGAGAACCCACTAGTGTAGTGACTAGAATGTTGGGACAGGCCAGACGTAGCCAAAACAGTAGGTAGGTACTGGGCATCAAATAATTTCTGAAAACTTCATGAACGTCCTTCAAATTCTCATAACAGCTATTCAGAGAGATTGCAGCACATTGAAGAAGGCTTACTAGAACACCTGTAGAGCAGCTTTGTTAGCTTACTTGAATATTGCAGTCTAGAAAATTGGGAGTATCTGAAGGATGGTATTTTCGCCACAAAATTTTCCgtaagaaattcaaataaataattgCCATATATATGGAAACAGTGAACATAAGGTTCACTTTTCGAAGCAGCAAACGTATGCTGAAATGTCCGAAGGCGTCTCTTGAAAAGGGCTCAATATTCCTCT from Coccinella septempunctata chromosome 1, icCocSept1.1, whole genome shotgun sequence includes:
- the LOC123322806 gene encoding uncharacterized protein LOC123322806; its protein translation is MLNNSLGYCGIIVYPFSAVLVAIMEYTWIRTGQIFHLIFLIPVIGSNIFLCLSGQSFENTYESLVKTVLDLPWYEMSPEMKRNYRILLAQIQVPLRYKGEPLFDFNAQFLTYYLKGSYTLSNFFVNFKN